The sequence CTTCCCCTTATACAGGCCGAAGCATTATGTCAtcaaccacctttacctggAGTACCCTTGCAAATCCGCAATGCCCCTACGAcactgatgaagaagttgggTTATGGTAAGAAATACTCTTATGATCCGGATTACAAACATCCAGTATACAATGTGAGTCGACATGTACATCACTCTGCCAATCACGGTAAGATCTTTATATGGGGAAAtgaatagctgatatacagtatcaatctGCTAATTAGGAATACCTACCACATACACTCGCGAATCATTCGTCCCATTCACCATACCCTGATGAACATTTGCTAAAGTCGCTTGAAGCTgaattgaaggagaagagttgggatgaagataggttgagTGAGTGGGAATGGAGAATAAATGGGAAtaaggaatgggaaggtCGATTGTCCTCGAAGGAATAGGGACGGGacatctatatatacagaGGTCTTACTGGAATATGAGATACATCTTACGATAATGAATAACGATAATGCAAacaattttttttttttagaatgaagatgaacaaaatGACATTGATCATAATTCAGGATGtagagatgatatcatgaCCACAACGCATAACGTATAAATTCATACGTGATCAGATGCTCGTATCGACCTTATCAATTTGTTTCCCACCCAACCAAAAaattatcaatcaacctcGTCTTCCCTACCCAAATCGCCCCAGCAATGACAAATTCTCTACCCGCTCCTATAGGTCCACGTATCGGTTCGAAAGTATCTTTATCAAATAATTCAATATAATCCAACTGTAGttccacaccttcattctcacttAGAACCCTttcttgttcatctaatATCACCCTTGTCGATACAGCTACTAGCTCTTCACCCGTTATATCTCGTCCTTCTGCTGTATCTTTCGATTCGTACAGTCCTTTCGCTGCATTGAGAGAATTGTACAATACCGGCGAGACTTTTAGCTCTGCAGGGGAGAGATAGGCATTACGTGATGAGAGGGCTAGACCTGTTGAGGATCTGGTAGTCGGTAGGATATGCAGGTTGGACGATGTAGGATGGGACAGCAGCAGATCCTTGACCACTATAGTCCATcaggttgaatgatatcaAAGTTAGATCGAAGCGTAACATCTATATAAATCGATGGAGAATCGAGAAGACACTCACGTATTCGTAATAATAGGGCTTGCTGGATATCTTTTTGTCCGAAATATGCGTGATCCGGCTGATGCAGTGATTGAAAACAAGATCAGCATGCAATGCACAGAGCCAACATGACCATAAGCTGACATACCTCAACAGCATTGAAGAGCTTGGTGCAGACCGTTGCTACACCTTTGAAGAATTGGGCTAATGATGAAACAACCGTCGATCAGCATATATTCTTATATGGCTTGCATCTGATCTATGGTTTATATCATTCCTCGTGTTCTTTCAGTGTATTGACATGGCCATACTCACGCCTTGAAGCACCTTCCATAACTTCCCCCCAACCCCTCACATCAACTTCCACGCCTTTATGATTCCTCAAATCCTGCAACTCCCCTTTGAGGGGGTACATAACATCGGGAGTAGGCgcaaagatgatcaagggacTTTCTCCTATCTCATGTCCGTTTgaggtgttggtgttgggtCGGAAAGACTCGTACTCCGATACACCCAGTCCACGCATCTGTCTTGGCGAGGGAGGTGTAGGGAGAACAGACTGGAGGAGAGCTAGGTCCCGATCGAATGTACGTGGATAAGATGAAAGGTCTTCGTGTGGGGCGAACTGTATCGTTCATCATGTTAGCTTGATACCCGACTGTTAAGATTAGGAGGCTAGGGAGTGTAGCTTACCTGCATTGGGTTGACAAAGAGGGTCATGACCGTAAGCGGATGGCGTGAGAGCGACGTTCGGACTATGAGTCATTAcatgatgagctgatata comes from Kwoniella mangroviensis CBS 8507 chromosome 2, whole genome shotgun sequence and encodes:
- a CDS encoding pantoate-beta-alanine ligase, whose translation is MFSYHLLRGIAGPSTLPLTRTSPRVFVRNASNGNGQPHIPVIRTLGQLRRWRKEARDKGLEVGVVPTMGALHEGHLNLVRTSLSRHPLTVMTLFVNPMQFAPHEDLSSYPRTFDRDLALLQSVLPTPPSPRQMRESPLIIFAPTPDVMYPLKGELQDLRNHKGVEVDVRGWGEVMEGASRPQFFKGVATVCTKLFNAVEPDHAYFGQKDIQQALLLRILVKDLLLSHPTSSNLHILPTTRSSTGLALSSRNAYLSPAELKVSPVLYNSLNAAKGLYESKDTAEGRDITGEELVAVSTRVILDEQERVLSENEGVELQLDYIELFDKDTFEPIRGPIGAGREFVIAGAIWVGKTRLIDNFLVGWETN